From Streptomyces sp. Edi4, one genomic window encodes:
- a CDS encoding alpha/beta hydrolase: MKEMTRRVTVPGGALEVRLKGGTGPVLVCVHYWGGSAGTWSEVIGHLPPEQATVRFDQRGWGTARALPGPYHLDRLADDLARVVEECVPGPYVLVGHSMGGKVAQLLAARRPLGLTGLFLLAPAPAEPPATVTEEYRRDLSHAYDSPEAVRHALNDILTATPLPGATLATAVRDSLAAGPQARQEWPLRGMARDISRAVRDITVPVTVLAGERDVVEPARVLRACLLPHIPHATLLTVPGAGHLLPLEAPHAVAVALAAFVEQLHGRDAGLGSGRVTLPS, from the coding sequence ATGAAGGAAATGACAAGGCGGGTCACGGTGCCCGGCGGCGCTCTGGAGGTACGGCTCAAGGGCGGTACCGGCCCGGTGCTCGTATGCGTCCACTACTGGGGCGGCTCCGCCGGCACATGGAGCGAGGTGATCGGTCACCTTCCGCCGGAGCAGGCCACGGTCCGCTTCGACCAGCGCGGCTGGGGCACCGCGCGCGCCCTGCCCGGGCCCTACCACCTCGACCGGCTCGCCGACGACCTCGCGCGGGTGGTGGAGGAGTGCGTACCGGGTCCGTACGTTCTCGTCGGCCACTCGATGGGTGGCAAGGTGGCCCAACTCCTCGCCGCACGGCGGCCGTTGGGTCTCACCGGCCTGTTTCTGCTCGCGCCCGCGCCGGCCGAGCCTCCGGCCACCGTGACCGAGGAGTACCGGCGCGATCTGTCCCACGCCTACGACTCGCCCGAAGCCGTGCGGCACGCCCTGAACGACATACTGACCGCCACGCCCCTGCCCGGGGCGACGCTGGCCACCGCCGTACGCGACAGCCTCGCCGCAGGGCCGCAGGCCCGACAGGAGTGGCCGCTGCGCGGGATGGCGCGTGACATCTCCCGCGCTGTGCGTGACATCACCGTCCCGGTGACCGTCCTGGCCGGTGAGAGGGACGTGGTCGAGCCGGCACGCGTCCTGCGCGCGTGCCTCCTGCCGCACATCCCGCACGCGACCCTGCTCACCGTCCCCGGCGCCGGTCACCTCCTGCCCCTGGAGGCGCCGCACGCCGTCGCGGTGGCGCTGGCGGCCTTCGTCGAGCAGCTTCACGGGCGGGACGCGGGGCTCGGGAGCGGGCGAGTCACGCTCCCGTCGTAG
- a CDS encoding AraC family transcriptional regulator, translating into MESGQEAVRQLRYSPAVGSPHGVEVMDFAALRSMDTRRRRVLPQRPDFHVLALIASGTGAHEADFRAYRLRPGSAVWIRPGMVHRWSDIDACEGPLILFRPGFLPGLTAEEAGAPACRYLDPQGLSLALLAADHLRHEYEAAARAPLLASPALPAHLLAALVLRVLAGPPDRAREAAADDGSASGGAGGSAGGSIAVFRAYRAAVEAHFCEWHQVADYARALGYDVRTLTRATRAATGTGAKAFLDQRVLLEAKRLLAHTDLPVTGCARRLGFRDAANFTTFFRRQAATPPAAWRAAYGARGVATSAGSRAPYSGAVAAQ; encoded by the coding sequence GTGGAAAGCGGACAGGAAGCGGTGCGTCAGCTCCGCTACTCGCCCGCCGTCGGTTCGCCCCACGGCGTGGAGGTCATGGACTTCGCGGCGCTGCGCTCCATGGACACCCGGCGCCGGCGCGTGCTGCCCCAGCGCCCCGACTTCCACGTCCTGGCCCTGATCGCCTCCGGCACCGGCGCCCACGAAGCGGACTTCCGCGCCTACCGGCTGAGGCCGGGCAGCGCCGTATGGATCCGGCCCGGCATGGTGCACCGCTGGAGCGACATCGACGCGTGCGAGGGCCCGCTCATCCTGTTCCGGCCGGGTTTCCTGCCCGGCCTCACCGCCGAGGAGGCCGGCGCCCCGGCGTGCCGCTACCTTGACCCACAGGGGCTGAGCCTGGCCCTGCTCGCGGCCGACCACCTGCGCCACGAGTACGAGGCGGCCGCACGCGCCCCGCTCCTGGCATCCCCCGCGCTGCCGGCCCACCTGCTGGCCGCACTGGTCCTGCGCGTGCTGGCGGGTCCGCCCGACCGGGCCCGCGAGGCGGCGGCGGACGACGGGTCCGCGAGCGGGGGCGCGGGCGGGTCCGCGGGCGGGTCCATCGCCGTGTTCCGCGCCTACCGGGCCGCAGTGGAGGCCCACTTCTGCGAGTGGCATCAGGTGGCCGACTACGCCCGGGCGCTCGGCTACGACGTGCGCACCCTCACCCGGGCGACCCGCGCGGCCACCGGCACGGGCGCCAAGGCCTTCCTCGACCAGCGCGTCCTGCTGGAAGCCAAAAGGCTGCTCGCCCACACCGATCTGCCGGTCACCGGCTGCGCCCGGCGCCTCGGATTCCGCGACGCCGCGAACTTCACCACGTTCTTCCGCCGCCAGGCCGCCACACCGCCGGCCGCGTGGCGCGCCGCGTACGGCGCGCGGGGTGTCGCGACGTCGGCCGGGAGCCGCGCTCCATACTCCGGCGCCGTAGCGGCCCAGTGA